In a single window of the Rhopalosiphum padi isolate XX-2018 chromosome 1, ASM2088224v1, whole genome shotgun sequence genome:
- the LOC132917717 gene encoding LOW QUALITY PROTEIN: 5'-3' exoribonuclease 1 (The sequence of the model RefSeq protein was modified relative to this genomic sequence to represent the inferred CDS: deleted 1 base in 1 codon), translated as MGVPKFFRYMSERYPCLSELVKDYQIPEFDNLYLDMNGIIHNCSHPNDDDPHFRISEETIVKNIFHYLEVLFQMIQPQKLFFMAIDGVAPRAKMNQQRGRRFRSAHTAAEQMKQAISRGETLPSEERFDSNCITPGTPFMVRLQNELEYFVADKMSNDPLWTKVQVILSGHQVPGEGEHKIMDYIRYIKSRPGYDPHTRHCLYGLDADLIMLGLCTHEPYFSLLREEVKFGRKAKKETSVDETQFFLLHLSLMREYLGLEFQELKETLPFEYDLESIIDDWVLMGFLVGNDFIPHLPDLHISKGALPILYRVYMDVLPKVEGYLNEKGTLNLKRFQKFMETLANFDYDQFRDTYADIKFLEGKRSANTTTSNKINNDPAYKDELAALIKDTDRILLSDDDEEDEFEETEDESIMAEFTLHKENYYKNKLDYNVVTDDVMRSQAEGYIRALQWNLNYYYNGCCSWSWYYPHHYAPYISDIKAFENLKIEFDLGQPFLPYEQLLAVLPSLSKELLPKPFQDLMTEEASPIRLYYPEKFETDLNGKQHEWEAIVLIPFIDEEILIKSIKMVEHKLTADEKSRNTHGPMHLFMYSKKNLGTGSISKYFPSIEESHAEKIAINREDIFVNIGDLVKGLYPGLQMDVYHVGFPSLHLIPITAQLQRRNVKVFQSPSLGENMIIKIDNKDENDNESIQHIAKELLGNTLYVNWPHLEEIKVTAVSNTTVKLSFNEDEQLIVREMNESDIQEFNLLAQGIAKMFITTRGIDIGKTHVLLRGQTLKGTKYVPRQDGSGVDLIKVWNDISSTIAYQTSIPGLEVIDPSLKESYFTLEKYFPLGSKVFVLDAPFYGCQADVLGGFISSRVKINIILEPEPYIHDLKERLESVSTELFYANTAASKLSINSHLLAKITGTIFLSVETYEDRNEKKINIGMNLKSNKRNEEVVGFTKKFENVWMYSQKTIDLLSEYIRRFPELINVLLNTESAKDTFKSEDMFPDPSTRKQKLDELKKWLGEIRSLTKDKQTCGSMEPSKIAAVVKYMDEFMTENLKHKKTVTLSVKSQNLFKPITKLDKLKADEGADTRVLDRVVCIRSSYQVPLGFKGTVVGISKSNIDTEIVYSVIFDKEFPNAVSFGGSTNRGYKLCRMSFINLSHAIRNGLYKPLVVKKTVNQTHNSEKQNTQLSIWEHLQSNSNGSEIKLKSREEKITLAPKESWRRQQKKESQGLNKINKILQAPTETVNDGQHINNNSIKIQLNAEACEFKTIALKKMLKIQSEDSFVPSSNENEPEYYSNKSVNYIPETSFRDLKTVEPQCSNYNTNEQINENVIPKLNNPVEGIVQEKPMVMALEKYYVQKGYSLPKYSFINSVDDNGFKMYNAEVILPSGVTIRGEAKHSYIEASEEVASRALVIVQQMDANKNNEHHTQKKPPKSDRRAMSQQASSNVFMNWITSFNSQPSYQPQQLHQQQQQQQQQQQQQQLQQQQQQQQQQQQQQQQQQHQQPQQPYPQVPQYFEYSSQHYRPPFQQFPPGFPVPAQQSFQVPFPQQVYRQQIGYPLQQQQFLNYQQELQYSKAVPVFTSLVNPSQLPQPPVHWQPTNRNLINNEYPMNTIPNVYHQPQQNMNYQQYMPTTTNDMPMNEQYMSSNRVMIPSPSSAFSPAANDQSTSNRKVKVAANFNFSQP; from the exons ATGGGTGTACCAAAGTTTTTCCGTTACATGAGTGAACGCTATCCTTGCCTCAGTGAACTTGTTAAAGATTATCAG ATTCCAGAGTTTGATAATCTTTACTTGGATATGAATGGTATTATTCATAATTGTTCACATCCAAATGACGATGACCCTCATTTTCGTATATCTGAAGAGActatcgttaaaaatattttccactATTTAgag GTATTATTTCAAATGATTCAACcacaaaaattattctttatggCTATTGATGGTGTTGCTCCTCGAGCAAAAATGAATCAACAACGTGGCCGACGTTTCCGATCAGCCCATACAGCTGCTGAACAAATGAAACAAGCGATTTCCAGAGGTGAAACGTTACCTTCAGAAGAACGCTTTGATTCTAATTGTATTACACCAGGTACCCCATTTATGGTACGCTTGCAAAATGAGCTTGAATATTTTGTCGCCGATAAAATGTCCAACGACCCATTATGGACTAAGGTTCAGGTGATATTATCTGGACACCAGGTTCCTGGTGAAGGAGAACATAAAATTATGGATTACATTAGATATATAAAGTCTCGTCCAGGGTATGACCCTCATACAAGACACTGTCTCTATGGTTTGGATGCAGATTTAATAATGTTGGGACTATGTACACATGAACCATATTTTTCATTGCTTAGGGAagag GTCAAATTTGGACGTAAAGCAAAAAAAGAAACATCTGTAGATGAAACACAATTTTTTCTTCTACATTTATCATTAATGAGAGAATATCTTGGATTAGAATTTCAAGAACTGAAAGAGACGTTACCTTTTGAATATGATTTGGAGTCTATTATTGATGATTGg GTATTGATGGGTTTTCTAGTTGGTAATGATTTTATTCCACATCTACCTGATCTTCATATTTCAAAAGGAGCATTGCCAATATTATACAGAGTTTATATGGATGTTCTACCTAAAGTAGAAG GCTATTTGAACGAAAAAGGTACATTAAACCTAAAGCGATTTCAAAAATTTATGGAAACTTTGGCTAATTTTGATTATGATCAATTCAGAGATACTTATGCTGATATAAAATTTTTAGAAGGCAAACGTTCTGCAAATACTACAACTTCTAATAAA attaataacGATCCTGCTTACAAAGATGAATTAGCTGCATTAATAAAAGACACAGATAGAATT cTTTTGAGTGATGATGATGAAGAAGATGAGTTTGAAGAAACTGAAGATGAATCCATTATGGCTGAATTTACTTtgcataaagaaaattattataaaaacaaacttgATTACAATGTTGTTACAGA tgatGTAATGCGTTCACAAGCTGAAGGATATATTAGGGCATTGCAATggaatctaaattattattataatggttgttGCTCATGGTCTTGGTATTATCCACATCATTATGCCCCATACATATCTGACATTAAGGCTTTTGAAAATCTTAAAATAGAATTTGACTTGGGTCAACCATTTTTGCCATATGAACAGCTGTTAGCAGTATTGCCATCACTTAGTAAAGAATTGTTACCTAAACCTTTTCAAGATTTAATGACTGAAGAAGCTAGTcctataagattatattatccTGAAAAATTTGAAACCGATCTTAATGGCAAACAACATGAATGGGAAGCAATTGTACTAATCCCTTTTATTGACGaa gaaattttaatcaaatctaTAAAAATGGTTGAACATAAATTAACAGCAGATGAGAAAAGTAGAAATACTCATGGTCCCATGCATCTTTTTATGTACTCAAAGAAAAATCTTG GTACGGGttcgatttcaaaatattttccatCAATTGAAGAGAGTCATGCTGAAAAAATAGCTATAAACCGTGAAGATATATTTGTTAACATAGGTGATCTAGTTAAAGGCTTATATCCAGGTTTACAAATGGATGTTTATCATGTTGGATTTCCATCACTTCATCTTATTCCaattaca gcacAATTACAAAGGCGTAATGTAAAAGTATTTCAATCGCCTAGTTTGGgtgaaaatatgataataaaaattgataataaagatGAAAATGATAATGAAAGTATACAACATATTGCTAAGGAATTGCTTGGAAATACTCTTTATGTTAATTGGCCTCATCTTGAAGAAATTaa gGTTACCGCTGTTTCAAATACAAcagtaaaattatcatttaatgaGGATGAACAATTGATAGTACGAGAAATGAATGAATCAGATATACAAGAGTTTAATCTACTGGCCCAAGGCATTGCTAAGat gTTTATTACAACACGTGGCATTGATATTGGTAAGACTCATGTATTATTGCGTGGTCAAACTTTAAAAGGAACCAAATATGTGCCAAGGCAAGATGGAAGTGGAGTTGATCTTATAAAAGtt tggAATGATATCTCATCAACAATTGCCTATCAAACATCCATACCTGGCTTGGAAGTAATCGATCCTAGTTTGAAGGAAAGTTATTTCACTCTGGAAAAATACTTTCCTCTGGGTAGTAAAGTGTTTGTGCTGGATGCTCCGTTTTATGGTTGTCAAGCAGATGTTCTCGGAGGTTTTATTTCTTCACGGGTtaagattaatataatacttgaaCCAGAACCCTACATTCATGATTTGAAAGAACGTCTAGAATCTGTTTCTACTGAACTTttttatg CTAATACTGCAGCATCTAAACTTTCAATTAATTCACATTTACTTGCTAAAATTACTGGAACAATATTCTTATCAGTTGAAACATATGAAGAcaggaatgaaaaaaaaataaatattggaatGAACCTTAAATCAAATAAACGAAATGAagaa gttgttggatttacaaaaaaatttgaGAATGTTTGGATGTATTCACAAAAAACAATAGATTTGTTAAGTGAGTATATTCGAAGATTCCCAgagttaataaatgttttattaaatacagaAAGTGCCAAGGATACTTTTAAGTCTGAAGATATGTTTCCAGATCCAAGTACAag aaaacaaaaattagatGAACTAAAAAAATGGCTTGGTGAAATCCGTTCATTAACTAAAGATAAACAAACTTGTGGATCAATGGAACCATCTAAAATAGCTGCTGTGGTAAAATATATGGACGAATTTATGacagaaaatttaaaacac aaaaaaactgTGACATTAAGTGTGAAATCACAAAatctttttaaa ccaATAACTAAACTAGACAAATTAAAAGCTGACGAAGGAGCAGACACACGCGTATTAGACCGTGTAGTATGTATTCGATCTTCATATCAAGTCCCTCTTGGTTTCAAAGGCACTGTAGTTG gtatttctaAATCAAATATTGATACTGAGATtgtatatagtgttatatttgATAAGGAATTTCCAAATGCTGTATCATTTGGAGGTTCTACTAATCGTGGCTATAAATTGTGTAGAATGTCGTTCATAAACTTATCACACGCTATACGTAATGGGTTATACAAACCtttagttgtaaaaaaaactgttaatcAGACTCATAATTCAGAGAAAcag aacacTCAACTGAGTATATGGGAACACTTGCAG tcaaaTAGTAATGGTTCTGAAATCAAACTTAAATCTCGGGAAGAAAAAATCACATTGGCTCCAAAAGAATCATGGCGACGTCAACAA aaaaaagaaTCTCAAGGTTTAAACAAGATTAACAAAATTCTCCAAGCACCTact gaGACAGTTAATGATGGAcagcatattaataataattccatCAAAATACAATTGAATGCTGAAGCATgt gaatttaaaacaattgcattaaagaaaatgttaaaaatccaATCAGAAGATAGTTTTGTTCCATCTTCAAATGaa aatgaaccagaatattattctaataaatcaGTAAATTATATACCAGAAACATCTTTTCGTGATTTAAAAACAGTAGAACCTCAATGCTCTAATTACAATACTAATgaacaaattaatgaaaatgtaattCCAAAACTCAACAACCCGGTGGAAGGCATTGTTCAA GAAAAGCCAATGGTTATGGCATTGGAAAAGTATTATGTACAGAAAGGTTATAGTCTTCCtaagtatagttttataaattcagTAGACgataatggttttaaaatgtataacgcaGAAGTAATTTTACCAAGTGGTGTTACAATACGAGGAGAAgcaaaacattcatatattgag gcATCTGAAGAAGTTGCTTCTCGTGCATTGGTTATTGTTCAACAAATGGATgctaacaaaaataatgaacacCATACACAGAAAAAGCCACCCAAGTCAGATCGAAGAGCTATGTCTCAACAAGCATCATCAAATGTGTTTATGAATTGGATTACATCTTTCAATTCTCAACCTTCTTATCAGCCACAACAACTTcatcagcagcagcagcagcaacaacaacagcagcagcaacaacaactacagcagcagcagcaacaacagcagcagcaacagcaacaacagcagcagcaacagcatcAGCAACCCCAACAGCCATATCCACAAGTGCCCCAATATTTTGAGTATTCCTCACAACACTACCGACCACCATTTCAGCAGTTTCCACCTGGTTTTCCAGTTCCTGCTCAACAGTCATTTCAAGTACCTTTTCCACAACAAGTCTATAGACAACAAATTGGTTACCCACTTCAACAGCAACA GTTTTTGAACTATCAACAAGAATTGCAGTATTCTAAAGCAGTACCAGTTTTCACAAGTTTAGTAAATCCATCACAATTACCACAACCACCTGTCCATTGGCAACCCACAAAcagaaatt taataaataatgaatatccaATGAATACTATCCCCAACGTCTACCATCAACCTcaacaaaatatgaattatcaACAATATATGCCAACAACAACGAATGATATGCCAAtg aatgaaCAGTACATGTCAAGTAACAGAGTAATGATTCCAAGTCCTTCGAGTGCATTTTCACCAGCAGCTAATGACCAGTCCACATCCAATCGTAAAGTAAAAGTAGCTgcaaattttaacttttcacAACCATAA
- the LOC132917719 gene encoding O-glucosyltransferase rumi homolog — translation MYTVYIVLFYLFNVIVCQLDHGHSKSMYDKLSNQIISKINKAKKEYTPCETKNGTCFFPNILKDLEPFKDGITHEMITAAADKGTRYMIFNHDLYRETKCMFPARCEGIEHFLSKIQLNTPDVEFILNTRDWPQIIKHYGDPKPVFSFSKTDDYADIMYPAWSFWSGGPAIKLHPSGLGRWDSLRKSILKESEQWPWKNKSSKGFFRGSRTSEQRDSLILLSRNEPEIVDAAYTKNQAWKSDKDTLFAPPADEVSLENHCQYKYLFNFRGVAASFRFKHLFLCKSLVFHVGEDWKEFFYQFMKPWYHYVPINPNASEKDIKNILLFFNEHDDLAKEISERGYRFIRTHLRMKDITWYWETLLQEYAKLLKYKPKLDNELNLVNR, via the exons atgtacactgtgtacattgttttattttatttattcaatgttaTTGTATGCCAACTTGATCATGGCCATTCCAAATCAATGTATGACAaat taTCCAACCAAATTATTAGCAAAATTAACAAAGCTAAAAAAGAATACACTCCCTGTGAAACGAAGAATGGAACATGTTTTTTTCCAAACATCTTGAAAGATCTTGAGCCATTTAAAGATGGTATTACTCATGAAATGATAACTGCAGCAGCAgacaa aggaACTCGTTATATGATCTTTAATCATGACTTATACAGAGAAACAAAGTGCATGTTTCCAGCCCGTTGCGAAggcattgaacattttttaagtaaaattcaattaaatactcCAGATGTAGAGTTCATTTTAAATACACGAGATTGGcctcaaataataaaacattacggAGACCCTAAACCTGTTTTTTCTTTTAGCAAG ACAGATGATTATGCTGATATAATGTATCCTGCATGGTCCTTTTGGAGTGGAGGACCAGCTATCAAATTACATCCATCAGGACTTGGCCGATGGGATTCTCTGAGAAAATCTATTCTGAAAGAATCTGAACAGTGGCCATGGAAAAACAAAAGTTCTAAAGGATTTTTTCGAGGTTCTAGAACCAGTGAACAACGTGATTCGCTCATACTTTTATCGAGAAATGAACCAGAAATAGTTGATGCAGCATATACAAAAAATCAAGCTTGGAAATCTGATAAG gaTACACTATTTGCTCCACCGGCAGATGAAGTATCATTAGAAAATCATTGTCAATACAAATACTTGTTTAATTTTCGAGGTGTGGCAGCTAGTTTTCGTTTTAAAcatctttttttatgtaaaagtcTGGTTTTTCATGTTGGGGAAGATTGGAAGGAATTTTTCTATCAGTTTATGAAACCTTGGTATCATTATGTACCAATAAACCCAAATGCATCCGAAAAagatattaa aaatattttactgtttttcaATGAACATGATGATCTAGCCAAAGAAATTTCAGAACGAGGTTATAGATTTATCAGAACCCATTTGAGAATGAAAGATATAACATGGTATTGGGAAACACTGCTGCAAGAATATGccaaattattgaaatacaaacCAAAATTAGACAATGAACTTAACCTAGTTAATAGGTGA
- the LOC132917718 gene encoding STE20/SPS1-related proline-alanine-rich protein kinase isoform X2: MAAPSSTTTSTTNATNNNATVADNAPLTAAAAAAATNVWPNTRDSYELREVIGVGATATVHCAFCKPRQEKCAIKKINLEKWNTSMDELTKEIQAMSWCQHENVVTYHTSFVVGDELWLVLRLLEGGSLLDILKHKMRTSDCRHGVLDEATIATVLREVLKGLEYFHSNSQIHRDIKAGNILLGEDGTVQIADFGVSAWLTTGYDTNRQKVRHTFVGTPCWMAPEVMEQDHGYDFKADIWSLGITAIELATGTAPYHKYPPMKVLMLTLQNDPPTLDTGADQKDQYKAYGKTFRKLITDCLQKDPTKRPTATELLKHPIFKKAKDKKYLQSTLIAIGPSLETRVQKASKRQPGTSGRLHRTITGEWTWSSEEECDGQSSDDECQEKPLNKLIEVPQSSDSEHESGDEHLNLVLRMRNSNRELNDIRFEFLLGNDTPDGISTELVGAGLVDSRDADVIAMNLRVLIGNQTRDRPVTFALVSGCNSDEIPDEKMLVGYAQLSYAD; encoded by the exons ATGGCGGCGCCGTCGTCGACGACCACAAGCACGACCAACGCCACCAACAACAATGCCACCGTCGCGGACAACGCGCCTTTGACGGCCGCCGCAGCGGCTGCGGCTACTAACGTGTGGCCAAACACCCGAGACAGTTACGAACTTCGCGAAGTCATTG GCGTTGGCGCTACAGCTACTGTTCATTGTGCTTTTTGTAAGCCTCGTCAAGAAAAATGTGccataaagaaaataaatttagaaaaatggaACACCAGCATGGATGAATTAAca aAAGAAATACAAGCCATGTCATGGTGCCAGCATGAAAATGTTGTAACATATCATACTAGTTTTGTAGTTGGTGATGAATTATGGTTAGTATTACGTTTGCTAGAAGGGGGGTCATTACTCGACATACTAAAACATAAAATGCGCACAAGTGATTGTCGTCATGGTGTTCTTGATGAAGCTACTATTGCAACTGTTTTAAGAGAAGTTTTGAAGGGCTTGGAATATTTCCATTCCAATAGTCAAATTCATAG AGATATAAAGGCTGGCAACATTCTTTTGGGTGAAGATGGAACAGTTCAAATAGCTGATTTTGGAGTAAGTGCATGGTTAACAACTGGTTATGATACTAATCGTCAGAAGGTTCGACACACATTTGTTGGCACACCTTGCTGGATGGCTCCGGAAGTCATGGAACAG GACCACGGATATGACTTCAAAGCAGACATTTGGTCATTGGGAATTACAGCCATTGAGTTAGCGACTGGAACAGCTCCATATCACAAGTATCCACCAATGAAGGTTCTCATGTTGACACTTCAGAATGATCCACCAACATTAGATACTGGCGCTGATCAAAAAGATCAATACAAAGCTTATGGTAAAACTTTCAGAAAACTAATAACTGATTGTTTGCAGAAGGATCCTACTAAAAG GCCTACAGCTACTGAACTTCTCAAACATCCAATTTTTAAGAAAGccaaagataaaaaatatctcCAATCAACTTTAATTGCTATTGGTCCTAGTTTAGAAACCAGAGTTCAAaag GCATCAAAAAGACAACCGGGCACATCTGGCAGATTACATAGGACAATAACTGGAGAGTGGACTTGGTCATCTGAAGAAGAATGTGATGGACAGTCATCGGATGATGag TGTCAagaaaaaccattaaataaattaattgaggTCCCTCAATCATCTGATAGTGAACATGAAAGTGGTGATGAACACTTAAATCTTGTCCTACGTATGAg aaaCTCCAATCGTGAACTAAATGATATTCGATTTGAGTTCTTATTGGGAAATGATACCCCTGATGGTATTTCTACTGAACTTGTGGGAGCTGGATTGGTAGATAGCAGGGATGCTGATGTGATAGCTATGAATTTGCGTGTGCTAATTGGTAATCAAACTCGCGATAGACCAGTTACTTTTGCTCta GTATCTGGCTGCAACAGTGATGAAATACCGGATGAGAAAATGCTAGTTGGTTATGCCCAGCTGTCTTATGCAGATTAA
- the LOC132917718 gene encoding STE20/SPS1-related proline-alanine-rich protein kinase isoform X1: protein MAAPSSTTTSTTNATNNNATVADNAPLTAAAAAAATNVWPNTRDSYELREVIGVGATATVHCAFCKPRQEKCAIKKINLEKWNTSMDELTKEIQAMSWCQHENVVTYHTSFVVGDELWLVLRLLEGGSLLDILKHKMRTSDCRHGVLDEATIATVLREVLKGLEYFHSNSQIHRDIKAGNILLGEDGTVQIADFGVSAWLTTGYDTNRQKVRHTFVGTPCWMAPEVMEQVHTDHGYDFKADIWSLGITAIELATGTAPYHKYPPMKVLMLTLQNDPPTLDTGADQKDQYKAYGKTFRKLITDCLQKDPTKRPTATELLKHPIFKKAKDKKYLQSTLIAIGPSLETRVQKASKRQPGTSGRLHRTITGEWTWSSEEECDGQSSDDECQEKPLNKLIEVPQSSDSEHESGDEHLNLVLRMRNSNRELNDIRFEFLLGNDTPDGISTELVGAGLVDSRDADVIAMNLRVLIGNQTRDRPVTFALVSGCNSDEIPDEKMLVGYAQLSYAD from the exons ATGGCGGCGCCGTCGTCGACGACCACAAGCACGACCAACGCCACCAACAACAATGCCACCGTCGCGGACAACGCGCCTTTGACGGCCGCCGCAGCGGCTGCGGCTACTAACGTGTGGCCAAACACCCGAGACAGTTACGAACTTCGCGAAGTCATTG GCGTTGGCGCTACAGCTACTGTTCATTGTGCTTTTTGTAAGCCTCGTCAAGAAAAATGTGccataaagaaaataaatttagaaaaatggaACACCAGCATGGATGAATTAAca aAAGAAATACAAGCCATGTCATGGTGCCAGCATGAAAATGTTGTAACATATCATACTAGTTTTGTAGTTGGTGATGAATTATGGTTAGTATTACGTTTGCTAGAAGGGGGGTCATTACTCGACATACTAAAACATAAAATGCGCACAAGTGATTGTCGTCATGGTGTTCTTGATGAAGCTACTATTGCAACTGTTTTAAGAGAAGTTTTGAAGGGCTTGGAATATTTCCATTCCAATAGTCAAATTCATAG AGATATAAAGGCTGGCAACATTCTTTTGGGTGAAGATGGAACAGTTCAAATAGCTGATTTTGGAGTAAGTGCATGGTTAACAACTGGTTATGATACTAATCGTCAGAAGGTTCGACACACATTTGTTGGCACACCTTGCTGGATGGCTCCGGAAGTCATGGAACAGGTACACACG GACCACGGATATGACTTCAAAGCAGACATTTGGTCATTGGGAATTACAGCCATTGAGTTAGCGACTGGAACAGCTCCATATCACAAGTATCCACCAATGAAGGTTCTCATGTTGACACTTCAGAATGATCCACCAACATTAGATACTGGCGCTGATCAAAAAGATCAATACAAAGCTTATGGTAAAACTTTCAGAAAACTAATAACTGATTGTTTGCAGAAGGATCCTACTAAAAG GCCTACAGCTACTGAACTTCTCAAACATCCAATTTTTAAGAAAGccaaagataaaaaatatctcCAATCAACTTTAATTGCTATTGGTCCTAGTTTAGAAACCAGAGTTCAAaag GCATCAAAAAGACAACCGGGCACATCTGGCAGATTACATAGGACAATAACTGGAGAGTGGACTTGGTCATCTGAAGAAGAATGTGATGGACAGTCATCGGATGATGag TGTCAagaaaaaccattaaataaattaattgaggTCCCTCAATCATCTGATAGTGAACATGAAAGTGGTGATGAACACTTAAATCTTGTCCTACGTATGAg aaaCTCCAATCGTGAACTAAATGATATTCGATTTGAGTTCTTATTGGGAAATGATACCCCTGATGGTATTTCTACTGAACTTGTGGGAGCTGGATTGGTAGATAGCAGGGATGCTGATGTGATAGCTATGAATTTGCGTGTGCTAATTGGTAATCAAACTCGCGATAGACCAGTTACTTTTGCTCta GTATCTGGCTGCAACAGTGATGAAATACCGGATGAGAAAATGCTAGTTGGTTATGCCCAGCTGTCTTATGCAGATTAA